From Candidatus Cloacimonadota bacterium, one genomic window encodes:
- a CDS encoding type IV toxin-antitoxin system AbiEi family antitoxin domain-containing protein: MKEIIEFFKQHKGYARMEQLKHSGFHTRKIRKLIDNGKIQKIKPGLYRLTDMYSEGDYPISFIDVCKSLKNGIICLISALEYHELSTINPEIVYVAIPNSDKRTKIDYPPVQVFYFRKRFYELGIEEVETEIGSFKIYSAEKTICDMFRYRNKLGEDLALEGLKNYLKRKDRDINKLWNYAIKAKVKTIMHPYMKAMVIE, translated from the coding sequence ATGAAAGAAATTATTGAGTTTTTTAAACAGCACAAAGGTTATGCCCGAATGGAGCAGCTAAAGCATTCCGGCTTTCACACAAGAAAGATCCGGAAACTTATAGATAATGGAAAAATTCAAAAGATCAAGCCGGGTCTTTACAGACTAACTGATATGTATAGCGAGGGCGATTATCCTATAAGTTTTATTGATGTTTGTAAATCTCTTAAAAATGGTATAATTTGTCTCATTTCTGCTCTGGAATACCACGAGCTTTCGACAATTAATCCTGAAATTGTTTATGTCGCTATCCCAAATTCTGACAAAAGAACCAAAATTGACTATCCTCCTGTGCAAGTTTTTTACTTTCGCAAAAGATTTTATGAACTAGGAATTGAAGAAGTGGAAACAGAAATTGGTTCTTTCAAGATATACAGTGCTGAAAAGACCATCTGTGATATGTTCCGTTATCGTAACAAACTGGGCGAGGATCTGGCTCTCGAAGGATTAAAGAATTATCTTAAAAGGAAAGATCGTGATATAAATAAACTCTGGAATTATGCCATCAAAGCCAAAGTAAAAACGATAATGCATCCTTACATGAAAGCTATGGTAATAGAATGA
- a CDS encoding nucleotidyl transferase AbiEii/AbiGii toxin family protein — MSKNIKNMSASVRTRLLKIAKDNSRNFNAVLLQYFQERLLYRLSISPYKNKFILKGALLFLVYKIPGSRPTKDIDFLGIETANNEENLLSRMSQIVKIKVNDGVEFDPKSLTSEIIKEDEIYPGTRIHCLAYLGQAKMRFHIDIGFGDKVVPNPVMLDFPVFLMDMPVPKLIAYSPESAIAEKFEAIVNLGFTTSRMKDFFDIYHLASHQDFELQILREAIKTTFNNRQTKLSSRLEIYSENFINNVTKKRQWEAFIRKMRIDDDLSFQDCMSLIKKFIEPVLENFENKFWRQQDLNWIIPPK; from the coding sequence ATGAGCAAAAATATAAAAAATATGTCGGCTTCAGTAAGAACAAGATTATTAAAAATTGCAAAAGATAATAGTCGCAATTTTAATGCGGTTTTATTGCAGTATTTCCAGGAGAGATTGCTGTATCGATTATCAATTTCTCCATATAAAAATAAATTTATCTTAAAAGGCGCACTTTTATTTCTTGTTTATAAAATTCCCGGTTCTCGTCCAACAAAGGACATTGATTTTCTTGGAATAGAAACAGCCAATAATGAAGAAAATTTACTATCTCGGATGAGCCAAATTGTTAAAATAAAAGTTAATGATGGAGTCGAGTTTGATCCGAAAAGCCTAACTTCGGAAATAATAAAAGAAGATGAGATCTATCCGGGAACGAGAATTCATTGTTTGGCTTATCTGGGGCAGGCAAAAATGCGATTTCATATTGATATTGGCTTCGGTGATAAAGTAGTTCCAAATCCTGTTATGCTTGATTTCCCTGTTTTTCTTATGGATATGCCAGTCCCGAAATTAATCGCGTATAGTCCCGAATCTGCTATTGCGGAAAAATTTGAAGCAATAGTTAATTTGGGATTTACAACCAGTAGAATGAAAGATTTCTTTGATATTTACCATTTAGCAAGTCATCAAGATTTTGAATTACAAATTTTAAGAGAGGCAATAAAAACAACATTTAATAATCGCCAAACTAAGTTATCAAGTAGGTTAGAGATTTATTCGGAGAATTTTATTAATAATGTAACAAAAAAGAGGCAATGGGAAGCTTTTATAAGAAAAATGAGAATTGACGATGATTTGTCTTTTCAAGATTGTATGAGTTTAATAAAAAAATTTATAGAACCTGTTCTGGAAAATTTTGAAAATAAATTTTGGAGACAACAAGATCTGAATTGGATTATTCCCCCAAAATAA